One stretch of Streptomyces sp. A2-16 DNA includes these proteins:
- a CDS encoding HTTM domain-containing protein, with protein MNRFALSVSTGIARVTEAALGPYQTAMIRIGFSATWLLFLLREFPHRQELYGPDGPWNWNLAEQLISTNGAFTALMWSDGQFWFETVYVLAALSSLLLLLGWRTRVMSVLFMVGVLSLQNRSVFMGDGGDNVLHLMCIYLIFTRCGQVWSLDERRARRTREARTCGEDVVDRVGPALWGVLGLVLVAATFLDRLSGDWVVPALLWALWLAQALWWVVGRFARSGQPRIMLDVVANIVHNGALLVIMAEACLIYATAGWYKIQGSRWQDGTAVYYPLHLESFSPWPALADLLSANGVMVMLVTYGTVAVQVAFPFTLFNRRVKNVLLAAMITEHAVIAVVLGLPFFSLAMIAADSVFLPTSFLRRLGETVARARGLLWARLAGAAVPGPGLPRQRGPQGRRGFEARPGRKGRGAQEEPELAKTPHPAESGSAVHAGPAVDSGRPEDPGPAHTRNPGPAHATNPGLGNPGSPDPGDPENPDHSHVGFPA; from the coding sequence GTGAACCGATTCGCTCTGTCGGTGTCGACCGGCATCGCCCGCGTCACCGAGGCCGCCCTCGGCCCCTACCAGACCGCCATGATCCGCATCGGCTTCAGCGCGACCTGGCTGCTGTTCCTGCTGCGCGAGTTCCCCCACCGCCAGGAGCTCTACGGCCCGGACGGCCCGTGGAACTGGAACCTCGCCGAGCAGCTGATCTCGACCAACGGCGCCTTCACGGCCCTGATGTGGTCGGACGGACAGTTCTGGTTCGAGACGGTCTACGTCCTCGCCGCCCTGTCGAGCCTCCTGCTGCTGCTCGGCTGGCGCACCCGCGTGATGTCCGTGCTCTTCATGGTCGGCGTGCTCTCGCTCCAGAACCGCAGCGTCTTCATGGGCGACGGCGGCGACAACGTCCTGCATCTGATGTGCATCTACCTGATCTTCACGCGCTGCGGCCAGGTCTGGTCGCTGGACGAGCGACGGGCCCGGCGTACCCGGGAGGCACGCACGTGTGGAGAGGACGTCGTGGACCGCGTCGGGCCGGCCCTGTGGGGCGTCCTCGGGCTCGTGCTGGTGGCGGCGACCTTCCTGGACAGGCTGAGCGGCGACTGGGTCGTCCCGGCGCTCCTGTGGGCCCTGTGGCTGGCGCAGGCGCTGTGGTGGGTCGTCGGACGGTTCGCCCGGTCCGGGCAGCCGCGGATCATGCTCGACGTGGTCGCCAACATCGTCCACAACGGCGCGCTGCTCGTGATCATGGCCGAGGCCTGTCTCATCTACGCCACGGCGGGCTGGTACAAGATCCAGGGCTCCCGCTGGCAGGACGGCACCGCCGTCTACTACCCCCTCCACCTGGAGTCCTTCTCGCCCTGGCCCGCCCTCGCGGACCTGCTGTCGGCGAACGGCGTCATGGTGATGCTGGTGACGTACGGCACGGTCGCCGTGCAGGTCGCCTTCCCGTTCACGCTGTTCAACCGGCGGGTCAAGAACGTGCTGCTGGCCGCCATGATCACGGAGCACGCGGTGATCGCGGTCGTTCTCGGCCTGCCGTTCTTCTCGCTGGCGATGATCGCTGCCGACTCGGTCTTCCTGCCGACGTCGTTCCTCCGCCGGCTCGGCGAAACGGTCGCACGCGCGCGTGGCCTGCTGTGGGCACGGTTGGCGGGCGCGGCCGTCCCTGGTCCGGGGCTGCCCCGGCAGCGTGGTCCGCAAGGGCGACGGGGCTTCGAGGCCCGGCCCGGTCGCAAGGGTCGGGGCGCACAGGAGGAGCCGGAGCTCGCGAAGACCCCGCACCCCGCCGAAAGCGGCAGTGCCGTCCACGCCGGCCCTGCTGTCGACTCCGGCCGCCCCGAAGACCCCGGCCCCGCACACACCAGGAACCCCGGCCCCGCACACGCCACGAACCCCGGCCTCGGCAACCCCGGCAGTCCCGACCCCGGCGACCCCGAGAACCCCGATCACAGCCACGTAGGCTTCCCCGCATGA
- a CDS encoding TetR/AcrR family transcriptional regulator translates to MTTAKRDTYTPETLLSVAVQVFNERGYDGTSMEHLSKAAGISKSSIYHHVAGKEELLRRAVSRALDGLFGILDEEHARVGPASDRLEWVVRRMVEVLIAELPYVTLLLRVRGNTDTERWALERRRDFDHRVAELLKAAAADGDVRGDVEVRLATRLVFGMINSIVEWYRPDGRGMNEREVADAVAQLIFGGLRRAS, encoded by the coding sequence ATGACGACCGCCAAGCGCGACACGTACACCCCCGAGACGCTGCTGTCCGTCGCCGTCCAGGTCTTCAACGAGCGCGGCTACGACGGCACCTCCATGGAGCACCTCTCCAAGGCCGCCGGCATCTCCAAGTCGTCGATCTACCACCATGTGGCCGGCAAGGAGGAGCTCCTGCGCAGGGCCGTCAGCCGGGCCCTGGACGGCCTCTTCGGGATCCTCGACGAGGAGCACGCGCGCGTGGGCCCCGCCTCCGACCGCCTGGAGTGGGTCGTGCGGCGCATGGTCGAGGTGCTGATCGCCGAACTCCCTTACGTCACCCTGCTGCTGCGGGTGCGCGGCAACACGGACACCGAGCGGTGGGCCCTGGAGCGCCGCCGCGACTTCGACCACCGGGTCGCCGAACTCCTGAAGGCGGCGGCCGCGGACGGCGACGTGCGCGGGGACGTGGAGGTACGCCTGGCGACCCGCCTCGTCTTCGGCATGATCAACTCCATCGTGGAGTGGTACCGCCCGGACGGCCGCGGCATGAACGAACGCGAAGTGGCGGACGCCGTGGCTCAGTTGATCTTCGGGGGCCTGCGCAGGGCCTCCTGA
- a CDS encoding alpha-ketoacid dehydrogenase subunit beta, giving the protein MTTVALKPATMAQALTRALRDAMAADPTVHVMGEDVGTLGGVFRVTDGLAKEFGEDRCTDTPLAEAGILGTAVGMAMYGLRPVVEMQFDAFAYPAFEQLISHVAKMRNRTRGAMPLPITIRVPYGGGIGGVEHHSDASEAYYMATPGLHVVTPATVADAYGLLRAAIASDDPVVVLEPKRLYWSKDAWNPDDPQTVEPIGRAVVRRSGRSATLITYGPSVPVCLEAAEAAREEGWDLEVVDLRSLVPFDDDTVAASVRRTGRAVVVHESGGFGGPGGEIAARVTERCFHHLEAPVLRVAGFDIPYPPPMLERHHLPGVDRILDAVGRLQWEAES; this is encoded by the coding sequence ATGACCACCGTCGCCCTCAAACCGGCCACCATGGCGCAGGCCCTCACGCGCGCGCTGCGCGACGCGATGGCGGCCGACCCCACCGTGCACGTCATGGGTGAGGACGTCGGCACCCTCGGCGGTGTCTTCCGGGTCACCGACGGACTGGCCAAGGAGTTCGGCGAGGACCGCTGCACGGACACCCCGCTCGCCGAGGCGGGCATCCTCGGCACGGCCGTCGGCATGGCGATGTACGGGCTGCGGCCGGTCGTGGAGATGCAGTTCGACGCCTTCGCCTACCCGGCGTTCGAGCAGCTGATCAGCCATGTGGCGAAGATGCGCAACCGCACGCGCGGGGCGATGCCGCTCCCGATCACCATCCGGGTCCCCTACGGCGGCGGCATCGGCGGCGTCGAGCACCACAGCGACGCCTCCGAGGCGTACTACATGGCGACCCCGGGACTCCATGTCGTCACGCCCGCGACCGTCGCCGACGCCTACGGTCTGCTGCGCGCCGCCATCGCCTCCGACGACCCGGTCGTTGTCCTGGAGCCCAAGCGGCTGTACTGGTCGAAGGACGCCTGGAACCCGGACGATCCGCAGACCGTTGAACCGATAGGCCGCGCGGTGGTGCGGCGCTCCGGGCGCAGCGCCACACTCATCACGTACGGGCCGTCCGTACCCGTGTGCCTCGAAGCCGCCGAGGCCGCGCGGGAGGAGGGCTGGGACCTCGAAGTCGTCGACCTGCGCTCACTGGTGCCGTTCGACGACGACACGGTCGCGGCCTCGGTACGGCGGACCGGACGGGCGGTCGTCGTGCACGAGTCGGGCGGGTTCGGCGGACCGGGCGGGGAGATCGCGGCCCGGGTCACGGAGCGCTGCTTCCACCATCTGGAGGCGCCGGTGCTGCGCGTGGCCGGGTTCGACATCCCGTATCCGCCGCCGATGCTGGAGCGTCACCACCTGCCCGGCGTGGACCGGATCCTGGACGCCGTGGGGCGTCTGCAATGGGAGGCGGAGAGCTGA
- a CDS encoding 3-hydroxyacyl-CoA dehydrogenase — MTALDLSSPVAVVGTGTMGQGIAQVALVAGHPVRLYDAVPGRAREAADAIGARLDRLVEKDRLTAADRDAARARLVAAEHLTDLADCSLVVEAVLERLDVKQELFRALEDIVVEDCLLATNTSSLSVTAIGGALRNPGRFVGLHFFNPAPLLPLVEVVSGFATDVSSATRAYETARAWGKTPVACADTPGFIVNRIARPFYAEAFAVHEAQGAEPATIDAVLRECGGFKMGAFELTDLIGQDVNESVTHSVWRAFFQDVRFTPSLAQQRLVESGRLGRKSGQGWYDYTDGAERDEPHTAEPAQAPAYVVVEGDLGPASELLALIREAGIQVREDEEDHGTRLVLPSGGQLALADGQTSVEFRDVVYFDLALDYRRATRIALSASQDTSQQTLGEAVGLFQALGKDVSVIGDVPGMIVARTVARIVDLAHDAVAKGVATQEDIDTAMRLGVNYPLGPFEWSRRLGRNWAYALLDDLHLRDPSGRYAPSLALYRHAYASDKREGSTS; from the coding sequence ATGACAGCACTCGACCTCAGCAGCCCCGTGGCCGTCGTCGGCACCGGCACCATGGGCCAGGGCATCGCCCAGGTCGCGCTCGTCGCCGGGCACCCGGTGCGGCTGTACGACGCCGTCCCGGGCCGTGCGCGGGAGGCGGCCGACGCGATCGGCGCCCGCCTGGACCGGCTCGTCGAGAAGGACCGGCTCACCGCCGCCGACCGGGACGCGGCCCGCGCCCGGCTGGTGGCCGCCGAGCACCTCACCGACCTCGCGGACTGCTCCCTGGTCGTCGAGGCCGTCCTGGAGCGGCTGGACGTCAAGCAGGAACTGTTCCGCGCCCTCGAGGACATCGTCGTCGAGGACTGTCTGCTCGCCACCAACACCTCCTCCCTGTCGGTGACGGCCATCGGCGGCGCTCTGCGCAATCCGGGCCGCTTCGTGGGCCTGCACTTCTTCAACCCCGCGCCGCTGCTGCCGCTGGTCGAGGTCGTCTCCGGGTTCGCCACCGACGTCTCGTCGGCCACGCGCGCGTACGAGACGGCACGCGCGTGGGGCAAGACACCGGTCGCCTGCGCCGACACCCCCGGCTTCATCGTCAACCGGATCGCGCGGCCCTTCTACGCCGAGGCGTTCGCGGTCCACGAGGCCCAGGGCGCCGAGCCCGCCACCATCGACGCGGTGCTGCGCGAGTGCGGCGGCTTCAAGATGGGCGCGTTCGAACTGACCGACCTGATCGGGCAGGACGTCAACGAGTCCGTGACCCACTCCGTGTGGCGGGCCTTCTTCCAGGACGTGCGCTTCACGCCCTCGCTGGCCCAGCAGCGCCTCGTCGAGTCGGGCCGGCTCGGCCGCAAGAGCGGACAGGGCTGGTACGACTACACCGACGGGGCCGAGCGCGACGAGCCGCACACCGCGGAGCCGGCCCAGGCGCCCGCTTACGTCGTCGTCGAGGGAGATCTGGGTCCCGCGTCCGAACTGCTCGCGCTGATCCGCGAGGCGGGCATCCAGGTCCGCGAGGACGAGGAGGACCACGGCACCCGTCTGGTCCTGCCGAGCGGCGGCCAGCTCGCGCTCGCCGACGGGCAGACCTCGGTGGAGTTCCGGGACGTCGTCTACTTCGACCTCGCGCTGGACTACCGCAGGGCCACCCGCATCGCGCTGTCCGCCTCCCAGGACACCTCGCAGCAGACGCTCGGCGAGGCCGTAGGGCTCTTCCAGGCGCTCGGCAAGGACGTCAGCGTCATCGGGGACGTGCCCGGCATGATCGTCGCCCGTACGGTCGCCCGCATCGTCGACCTCGCGCACGACGCCGTCGCCAAGGGCGTGGCCACCCAGGAGGACATCGACACCGCTATGCGTCTCGGGGTGAACTACCCTCTCGGACCGTTCGAGTGGAGCCGCAGGCTCGGCCGCAACTGGGCCTACGCCCTCCTCGACGACCTGCACCTGCGCGACCCGTCCGGACGGTACGCGCCCTCGCTGGCGCTGTACCGGCACGCGTACGCCTCCGACAAGCGGGAGGGCAGCACCTCATGA
- the pdhA gene encoding pyruvate dehydrogenase (acetyl-transferring) E1 component subunit alpha: MTVMEQRGAYRPSPPPAWQPRMDPAPLLPDAEPYRVLGTEAAGKADPALLRRLHAELVRGRRYNTQATALTKQGRLAVYPSSTGQEACEVAAALALQERDWLFPSYRDTLAAVARGLDPVQALTLLRGDWHTGYDPRERRVAPLCTPLATQLPHAVGLAHAARLKGDDVVALAMVGDGGTSEGDFHEALNFAAVWQAPVVFLVQNNGFAISVPLAKQTAAPSLAHKAVGYGMPGRLVDGNDAAAVHEVLTTAVRHARAGGGPTLVEAITYRVDAHTNADDATRYRGDAEVETWRGHDPIALIERELTERGLIDEAGIEAVREDAEEFAAGLRERMNQDPVLDPMDLFAHVYAEPTPQLREQQAQLRAELEAEHDSHGGTQR, encoded by the coding sequence ATGACGGTCATGGAGCAGCGGGGCGCGTACCGGCCATCGCCGCCGCCCGCATGGCAGCCCCGCATGGACCCAGCGCCCCTGCTGCCCGACGCCGAGCCCTACCGCGTGCTCGGCACGGAGGCGGCCGGCAAGGCCGACCCGGCCCTGCTGCGCCGCCTGCACGCGGAACTGGTGCGTGGCCGCCGCTACAACACCCAGGCCACTGCCCTCACCAAGCAGGGCCGCCTCGCCGTCTACCCCTCCAGCACCGGTCAGGAGGCCTGCGAGGTCGCCGCCGCGCTGGCCCTCCAGGAGCGCGACTGGCTCTTCCCCAGCTACCGCGACACCCTCGCCGCCGTCGCCCGCGGCCTGGACCCCGTCCAGGCCCTGACCCTGCTGCGCGGCGACTGGCACACCGGCTACGACCCGCGCGAGCGCCGGGTGGCCCCCCTGTGCACCCCTCTCGCCACCCAGCTCCCGCACGCCGTCGGCCTCGCCCACGCCGCCCGCCTCAAGGGCGACGACGTGGTCGCGCTCGCCATGGTCGGCGACGGCGGCACCAGCGAGGGCGACTTCCACGAGGCGCTGAACTTCGCCGCCGTCTGGCAGGCCCCGGTCGTCTTCCTGGTCCAGAACAACGGCTTCGCGATCTCCGTCCCCCTCGCCAAGCAGACCGCGGCCCCGTCCCTGGCCCACAAGGCCGTCGGCTACGGCATGCCCGGGCGCCTGGTCGACGGCAACGACGCGGCCGCCGTGCACGAGGTCCTCACCACCGCCGTACGCCATGCGCGCGCGGGCGGCGGTCCCACCCTGGTGGAGGCGATCACCTACCGCGTGGACGCCCACACCAACGCCGACGACGCGACCCGCTACCGCGGCGACGCCGAGGTGGAGACCTGGCGCGGACACGACCCGATCGCCCTCATCGAGCGCGAACTGACCGAGCGCGGCCTGATCGACGAGGCCGGCATCGAGGCCGTACGCGAGGACGCCGAGGAGTTCGCGGCCGGGCTGCGCGAGCGCATGAACCAGGACCCGGTCCTCGACCCCATGGACCTGTTCGCCCATGTCTACGCCGAGCCCACCCCGCAACTGCGCGAGCAGCAGGCCCAGTTGCGTGCCGAGCTCGAGGCCGAGCACGACTCCCACGGGGGTACCCAGCGATGA
- a CDS encoding TrmH family RNA methyltransferase, translated as MTGPEPVSLWHRLADTSVLLDGFHALKHALRFGAEVPVAVAVDRGAALALAEELAPDVRDTLDGLLTQVPESVYASLVPRPHPTAVAALAVRPSRAAHLEKLAHTPRTAPVVVLDNPRNLGNAGAVIRLAAGFGATGVVTTGTLDPWHPTVVRGGAGLHFATAVERLTVAELPCGPTFALDPEGDDIRGVKLPDDAVLAFGSERSGLSPELRARADHLVALPMRPQVSSYNLATSVAMTLYHWSLGGGV; from the coding sequence ATGACCGGTCCCGAACCCGTGAGCCTGTGGCACCGGCTCGCCGACACCTCCGTGCTGCTCGACGGCTTCCACGCCCTCAAGCACGCCCTGCGCTTCGGGGCCGAGGTACCGGTGGCGGTCGCCGTCGACCGGGGTGCCGCGCTCGCCCTGGCCGAGGAGCTGGCGCCGGACGTACGGGACACCCTGGACGGACTGCTGACGCAGGTCCCGGAGTCGGTGTACGCGTCACTCGTGCCGCGACCGCATCCCACGGCGGTGGCCGCCCTGGCGGTACGACCCTCCCGGGCCGCCCACCTGGAGAAGCTGGCGCACACACCGCGCACCGCACCCGTCGTGGTCCTCGACAACCCGCGCAACCTCGGCAACGCGGGCGCCGTGATCCGCCTGGCCGCGGGCTTCGGGGCGACCGGGGTGGTCACCACGGGCACCCTCGACCCCTGGCACCCGACGGTCGTACGCGGTGGGGCGGGCCTGCACTTCGCGACCGCGGTGGAGCGGCTCACGGTCGCCGAACTGCCCTGCGGACCGACGTTCGCCCTGGATCCTGAGGGCGACGACATCCGGGGCGTGAAGCTCCCGGACGACGCCGTCCTCGCCTTCGGCTCGGAACGCAGCGGCCTGTCCCCCGAACTGCGCGCGCGTGCCGATCATCTGGTGGCGCTGCCGATGCGCCCCCAGGTCTCCAGCTACAACCTCGCGACGAGCGTGGCGATGACGCTGTACCACTGGAGCCTGGGCGGCGGTGTCTAG
- the paaN gene encoding phenylacetic acid degradation protein PaaN, which produces MAAELTAHQLIAAHRPTLDQALEAIRTRAYWSPHPEHPKAYGENGSLDMAAGKAAFDALLGTHFDLGQPGTDGFVGGEVSPYGIELGVEYPHADVDVLLPAMKAGQKAWRDAGAEIRAVVCLEILKRISDRTHEFAHAVMHTSGQAFMMAFQAGGPHAQDRGLEAVAYAYVEQARTPDTAEWTKPQGKRDPLALTKQFTPVPRGTALLIGCNTFPTWNGYPGLFASLATGNAVLVKPHPRAVLPLALTVQVARDVLGEAGFDPNLVALAAERPGEGIAKTLATRPEIRIIDYTGSTEFGDWLEANARQAQVYTEKAGVNTVLVESAGNYKGMLSNLAFSLSLYSGQMCTTPQNLLIPRDGIRTDEGPKTYDEVVSDIARAVDGLLGDDARANALLGAIVNPDVKARLEAAAGLGEVALASREVANPEFPGAVVRTPVVVKLDGAKPDDEAAYMSECFGPVSFAVAVDSAADAVELLRRTIREKGAMTVGAYTTDEEVEQAVQEVCLEEAAQLSLNLVGGVYVNQTAAFSDFHGSGGNPAANSALCDGAFVANRFRVVEVRREA; this is translated from the coding sequence ATGGCCGCCGAACTGACCGCCCACCAGCTGATCGCCGCGCACCGGCCCACCCTCGACCAGGCGCTGGAGGCGATCCGCACCCGCGCGTACTGGTCCCCGCACCCGGAGCACCCCAAGGCCTACGGTGAGAACGGCAGCCTGGACATGGCGGCGGGCAAGGCCGCCTTCGACGCCCTCCTCGGCACCCACTTCGACCTCGGCCAGCCCGGCACGGACGGCTTCGTGGGCGGCGAGGTCTCGCCGTACGGCATCGAGCTGGGCGTCGAGTACCCGCACGCGGACGTGGACGTGCTGCTGCCCGCGATGAAGGCGGGCCAGAAGGCCTGGCGGGACGCGGGCGCGGAGATCCGCGCGGTGGTCTGCCTGGAGATCCTCAAGCGGATCAGCGACCGGACCCACGAGTTCGCGCACGCGGTCATGCACACCAGCGGCCAGGCCTTCATGATGGCGTTCCAGGCGGGCGGCCCGCACGCGCAGGACCGCGGCCTCGAGGCGGTGGCCTACGCGTACGTGGAGCAGGCCCGCACCCCCGACACCGCGGAGTGGACCAAGCCCCAGGGCAAGCGCGACCCGCTCGCCCTCACCAAGCAGTTCACGCCGGTCCCGCGCGGGACCGCCCTGCTCATCGGCTGCAACACCTTCCCGACGTGGAACGGCTATCCGGGCCTGTTCGCCTCCCTGGCCACCGGCAACGCGGTCCTGGTAAAGCCGCACCCGCGCGCGGTGCTGCCGCTCGCGCTCACGGTCCAGGTCGCACGGGACGTCCTCGGCGAGGCCGGATTCGACCCGAACCTGGTGGCCCTTGCCGCCGAGCGCCCCGGCGAGGGCATCGCGAAGACCCTCGCCACGCGCCCCGAGATCCGGATCATCGACTACACCGGCTCGACGGAGTTCGGCGACTGGCTGGAGGCCAACGCCCGTCAGGCGCAGGTCTACACGGAGAAGGCCGGCGTCAACACCGTGCTCGTGGAGTCGGCCGGGAACTACAAGGGGATGCTCTCCAACCTGGCCTTCTCCCTGTCCCTGTACAGCGGCCAGATGTGCACGACCCCGCAGAACCTGCTGATCCCCCGCGACGGCATCCGCACCGACGAGGGCCCCAAGACCTACGACGAGGTGGTCTCCGACATCGCCCGCGCCGTCGACGGCCTCCTCGGCGACGACGCGCGCGCGAACGCGCTGCTGGGCGCGATCGTCAACCCGGACGTGAAGGCGCGTCTGGAGGCCGCGGCAGGGCTGGGCGAAGTCGCCCTCGCCTCACGGGAGGTCGCCAACCCGGAGTTCCCGGGCGCGGTCGTGCGTACACCGGTCGTCGTCAAGCTGGACGGCGCCAAGCCGGACGACGAGGCCGCCTACATGAGCGAGTGCTTCGGGCCCGTCTCCTTCGCCGTCGCGGTCGACTCGGCGGCCGACGCGGTGGAGCTGCTGCGGCGCACGATCCGCGAGAAGGGCGCCATGACGGTCGGCGCGTACACCACCGACGAGGAGGTCGAGCAGGCCGTCCAGGAGGTCTGCCTGGAGGAGGCGGCGCAGCTGTCGCTGAACCTCGTCGGCGGGGTGTACGTCAACCAGACGGCCGCGTTCTCCGACTTCCACGGTTCGGGCGGCAACCCGGCGGCCAACTCCGCGCTGTGCGACGGGGCGTTCGTCGCCAACCGGTTCCGGGTCGTCGAGGTGCGCCGGGAGGCCTAG
- a CDS encoding DUF5819 family protein — protein MDAYDGGSNARRRPGAPSEPGDAPESEGSEGQYGPEGDYGLDGPEASGEPDASTESGEPATASVPESATAPVPESASPSVGESADVPVREPAEARPVPPAPPAPHTEPTDTRPSSHHLAIRPAAPAPGLASAPAPDPRTGIAALSLRYQIGVALALAVVAVAVCVHIGMVFLHVAPQNTVTRQHGRAVEDWVYPEFEQNWKLFAPNPLQQDIAVQVRARIRGVDGGSRTTGWYDLSAQDGRAIDGNLLPSHTQQNELRRSWDFFVATHDADNRPIGLRGSLSETYLRRIVVLRLEREDATARGDVLASVQVRSRTSNVPPPKWSEEKVSVQPVYRELPWWAVTADDTERNAR, from the coding sequence ATGGACGCGTACGACGGAGGCTCGAACGCCCGGCGACGGCCGGGCGCCCCGAGCGAGCCGGGCGATGCCCCCGAGTCGGAGGGGTCGGAGGGGCAATACGGGCCGGAGGGGGACTACGGGCTGGACGGGCCGGAAGCGTCAGGTGAGCCGGACGCGTCCACCGAGTCGGGTGAGCCGGCCACCGCATCGGTTCCTGAGTCGGCCACCGCGCCCGTTCCCGAGTCGGCCTCCCCGTCGGTCGGCGAGTCCGCCGACGTTCCGGTTCGTGAGCCCGCCGAGGCGCGACCCGTTCCTCCAGCTCCACCCGCTCCGCACACCGAGCCCACGGACACCCGCCCCTCCTCCCACCACTTGGCGATACGCCCAGCCGCCCCGGCCCCAGGCCTCGCTTCCGCCCCCGCCCCCGACCCCCGTACCGGCATCGCCGCCCTCTCCCTCCGCTATCAGATCGGCGTCGCCCTGGCGCTCGCCGTCGTGGCCGTCGCCGTCTGTGTGCACATCGGGATGGTGTTCCTGCACGTCGCGCCGCAGAACACGGTGACCAGGCAGCACGGCAGGGCGGTCGAGGACTGGGTCTACCCGGAGTTCGAGCAGAACTGGAAGCTCTTCGCGCCCAATCCCCTTCAGCAGGACATCGCGGTGCAGGTCAGGGCCCGGATACGGGGCGTCGACGGCGGCAGCCGTACGACCGGCTGGTACGACCTGTCCGCCCAGGACGGCCGGGCCATCGACGGCAACCTGCTGCCCAGCCACACCCAGCAGAACGAACTGCGCCGCTCCTGGGACTTCTTCGTCGCCACCCACGACGCCGACAACCGCCCCATCGGGCTGCGCGGCAGCCTTTCCGAGACGTATCTGCGCCGCATCGTGGTGCTGCGCCTGGAGCGTGAGGACGCGACCGCGCGGGGCGACGTCCTCGCGAGCGTCCAGGTCCGCTCCAGGACCAGCAACGTCCCGCCGCCGAAGTGGAGCGAGGAGAAGGTCTCCGTGCAGCCGGTCTACCGTGAGCTGCCCTGGTGGGCCGTGACGGCGGACGACACCGAGAGGAACGCGCGGTGA
- a CDS encoding Lrp/AsnC family transcriptional regulator, translating into MAEGPAGGVPLPPPRPLDAIDQDILQMLQADGRASIRSVAERVHVSRANAYARINRLVEDGVIRGFGARVNHERAGQGTSAYITLKIVQNSWRTVREQLRQLPGASHIALVGGDFDVLLLVHTSDNRSLRELVLTRLQAIPEVLSTRTLLVFEEEDLEPQG; encoded by the coding sequence ATGGCCGAAGGACCGGCGGGCGGCGTCCCCCTTCCGCCCCCGCGTCCGCTCGACGCCATCGATCAGGACATCCTCCAGATGCTCCAGGCGGACGGCCGCGCGTCGATAAGGTCGGTCGCCGAGCGGGTGCACGTCTCGCGCGCCAACGCCTACGCGCGCATCAACCGCCTCGTCGAGGACGGCGTCATCCGTGGCTTCGGCGCCCGTGTGAACCACGAGCGCGCAGGCCAGGGCACCTCGGCCTACATCACCCTGAAGATCGTCCAGAACTCCTGGCGCACGGTCCGCGAGCAGCTCAGACAGCTGCCCGGGGCCTCTCACATCGCGCTGGTCGGCGGTGACTTCGACGTCCTGCTGCTCGTCCACACCTCGGACAACAGGTCCCTGCGCGAACTCGTCCTCACCCGCCTCCAGGCGATCCCGGAGGTGCTCAGCACCCGCACCCTGCTGGTCTTCGAGGAGGAGGACCTGGAACCGCAGGGCTGA